CCTTTAAAGTTAAAAATCTGTGGATCTCGGAAGTGGTCAGTAGCATCAGTAGGTTGGTCAATCAAGATTTTATCAATTTTTTTAATCTTGCCATCCTTGTCCACTAAGGCACCAATCTGATAAGGGTGACGGATCCAGTTTTCATCACGGACATTTCCTGTATAAAATAGGAACAATTGATCGCCAAACTGCATAGCAGAACCAGAGTAGGCACCGTGGCTATCTAGTGGAGTATCAGGTAGAACTTTAACTCCAGTTTCTGAAAAATGAACTAAATCATCACTTTCAAGTTGCACCCAAGATTTTAAACCATGAGCGGCTCCGAAGGGGAAGTTTTGGTAAAAGACAACCCACTTGCCATCGAAATAAGAAAAACCATTTGGATCGTTTAAAAGACCTTGCTTTGGTTCGATGTGATAGCTTGTATGCCATGGAGACTGAGCCATATTTTCTTGAATTTGTTTGATTTCTTCTTGAGTCCAATCTTCATAGCGTCTGTAGCGACGTTCCGTTGTCCATTCCATTTATATTCCCTCCATAAATTCTACTATCTTTATAGTAAACGTTTCCTTTTAAAAAAGCAAGTCTTTTATATCGGATTTAAGAAAAAAATGTCAAACGATTGACAGAAAATAAAGGCGATGTTTTATGAAAATGAATGAAAATATGAAAGTTTTTGAAAATTATCTAGCAAAAACCTTTTAATAATAGGCAATTAACAAGAATATTCTATTCAAAAACCTCAAAAACAATCAAAAAATTAAAATACTAAAATTTTTTCTGCAAAACGCTTGACATATTTTAAAAACATGATAGAATTATATGCGTAGGGCGGATAAAATCGCTTTCAAACATTTTACAAATTTTTTATAAGGAGATTTTTGCAAATGACGAATACAGAAATTGCAAAAAAAGTCATCGAAGCCTTAGGTGGACGTGAGAACGTTAACAGTGTTGCGCACTGTGCGACTCGCCTTCGCGTTATGGTTAAAGATGAAGCGAAAATTAACAAAGATGCTATCGAGAGCTTGGAAAAAGTTCAAGGTGCTTTCTTTAACTCAGGTCAATACCAAATCATCTTTGGTACTGGTACAGTAAACAAGATGTACGATGAAGTCGTAGCCCTTGGTTTGCCAACTTCAACAAAAGCTGAAATGAAAGCAGAAGCTGCTAAACAAGGAAATTGGTTCCAACGTGCCATCCGTACTTTCGGTGACGTCTTCGTTCCAATCATTCCAGTTATCGTAGCAACTGGTCTCTTCATGGGTGTTCGTGGTCTCTTGACTGCTCTTGGAATGACACTTCCAGAAGATGTGACAACTTATACTCAGATCTTGACAGACACTGCCTTTATTATCTTGCCAGGTTTGGTTGTGTGGTCAACTTTCCGTGTATTCGGTGGTAACCCAGCTGTTGGTATCGTTCTTGGTATGATGCTCGTTTCTGGTTCACTTCCAAATGCCTGGGCTGTTGCGTCTGGTGGTGAAGTAACTGCAATGCAGTTCTTCGGATTTATCCCAGTTGTAGGTTTGCAAGGTTCAGTTCTTCCAGCCTTCATCATCGGGGTTGTCGGAGCTAAGTTTGAAAAAGCAGTTCGTAAGGTTGTTCCAGATGTACTTGATCTCTTGGTAACACCGTTTGTAACACTCCTTGTAATGTCAATTCTTGGATTGTTTGTTATCGGACCAGTCTTCCACGTTGTTGAAAACTACATTCTCATTGGAACTAAAGCAATTCTTAACTTGCCATTCGGACTTGGTGGTTTCTTGATTGGTGGAGTTCACCAATTAATCGTCGTATCAGGTGTTCACCACATCTTCAACTTGCTTGAAGTTCAATTGCTTGCTGCTGACCATGCTAACCCATTCAACGCTATCATCACAGCTGCCATGACTGCTCAAGGTGCTGCGACAGTAGCCGTTGGTGTGAAAACTAAAAATCCTAAACTTAAAACACTTGCTTTCCCAGCTGCTCTTTCTGCCTTCCTAGGTATTACTGAGCCTGCTATCTTCGGGGTTAACTTGCGTTTCCGTAAACCATTCTTCCTTTCATTGATTGCTGGTGCAATCGGTGGTGGATTGGCATCTATCCTTGGACTTGCTGGTACTGGTAATGGTATCACAATCATCCCTGGTACAATGCTTTACATTGGTAACGGACAACTTCTACAATACCTTCTTATGGTAGCTGTATCATTTGCACTTGGTTTCGCTCTTACTTACATGTTTGGTTATGAAGATGAAGTAGAAGAAGCTGCAGGTGCTGTTACTGAAGCAGAAACAGATCGTTTGGCTGAAGAAGCAGTAACTGGTGCTGTTGTTGCACCGAGCGAAGGCGTTATCCAAACACCAATCGTTGGTGATGTTGTTGCTCTTTCAAATGTGAATGACCCAGTATTCTCAAGCGGAGCTATGGGACAAGGTATCGCTGTAAAACCAAGTGAAGATGTCGTTTACGCACCAGCTGATGCTGAAGTGACAATTGTCTTCCCAACAGGACATGCTTATGGCCTAAGAACAGCTAACGGAGCTGAAATCTTGATCCACGTTGGTATCGACACTGTTTCAATGAATGGTGAAGGATTCAACCATAAAGTTGCTCAAGGTGACAAGGTTAAAGCTGGAGATGTTCTTGGAACGTTTGACTCAGCTAAGATTGCTGCTGCAGGTCTTGATAACACAACAATGGTTATCGTAACAAACACTGCAGACTTTGCTTCAGTAAATCCAGTTGCTTCTGGATCAGTTGCTAAGGGAGATGCAATCATCGAAGTTAAAGCTTAATAAATCAAAAAAACGAACAAATGTCATGTTTGTTCGTTTTTGCTTGAATGGTAAAATTTACAGAGGAAAATCTAAAATATTGAGCAATTTTCAGTCTGGAAATATGCTATAATAAAGAAAATAAATACAAGAGGTTTATCATGACAAAACTATACGGAAGTTTGGAAGCAGGCGGTACAAAATTTGTCTGTGCTGTCGGAGATGAAAACTATAACGTTGTAGAAAAGGTACAATTTCCTACAACAACACCTATTGAAACAATCGATAAAACCATCGAGTTCTTCTCAAAATTCGACAATCTTGCAGGACTTGCCATTGGTTCATTTGGTCCAATCGATATCGATAAAAACTCAAAAACTTACGGATTTATCACAACAACTCCAAAACCTAACTGGGCAAATGTCGACTTGCTTGGTGCTCTTCGTCGCGCTCTAAACGTGCCTATGTATTTCACAACAGACGTAAATAGTTCTGCATACGGTGAAGTGGTTGCTCGTAATAATGCCGGCGGTCGTATCGAAAACTTGGTTTATTACACTATCGGTACAGGTATCGGTGCAGGTGTTATCCAACGTGGCGAGTTTATTGGCGGTGTTGGTCACCCTGAGATGGGTCACTATTATGTGGCTAGACACCCAATGGATATTGAAAAAGAATTTAATGGTGTTTGTCCTTTCCATAATGGATGTTTGGAAGGTTATGCAGCTGGTCCAAGTTTGGAAGCTCGTACAGGTGTTCGTGGGGAAAACATTGAACTCAACAACTCTGTTTGGGATGTTCAAGCCTACTACATTGCTCAAGCTGCAGTAAATGCTACTGTAACTTTCCGACCAGACGTTATCGTCTTTGGTGGTGGGGTTATGGCTCAACAACACATGCTTGATCGTGTGCGTGAGAAATTCACATCCTTGCTAAATGGTTACCTACCAGTTCCTGATGTACGTGACTATATTGTAACACCAGCTGTTGCAGGTAATGGTTCGGCTACACTTGGAAACTTCGTTCTTGCTAAGAGCGTAGCAAAATAAGAATAAAAAATTAGAGGCTAGGACAAAAGTCCTAGCCTCTTTTTGATGTTGGATTGTCGAGCAAGACGCAGTGGTTGAGTGGGCTCTACTAGGCTGATTTCATCAGCTTTTACAGCCCTACTCAACTGTGCGGAGGTTGGACGACGAAATCGAATTCTAACGAATTACCGATTTCTGTCCCACTCTCTTTTTCTATTTTCGTTTCCTGATGGAAAATATTTTGCCAAGTTTCGTGGCGGCGCCAGATGCTGGTATGAATGGTATCACCGACTTGATATCGGATGAGTTTTGTTTTCTGGCTGATAGAGGTTAACTGAAGCTCTTTAATGGCAGAGGTTAATTCTTTTTCAGCCTTATAGGCATCCTTTCCCAGTTCATGTCCGTCCTGGCGGATATAAATGAAGTCTTCTGCAAGTAATTCTTCCAGTTGATTTCCTTGGTCAATCAGTTGCTCTCTCATGAGCAATTTTTTATAGACATTATCTAGGATTTCATCCTCAGGGATTGGTGCTGGTTCGATATGAATGTCTGTATCAAAGACACCAAAGCGTTCTGATAACATGGATTCGACCTGATCCGCGATTTCATGACTTTCAAAAACAGAGAGGTCTGGGTTCATCTCAAGTGTGATGTCCAGATAGATATTACTTCCGTAGGTACGACCGCGTTGTGATTTGACCTTGCTAATCTTAGGAATTTCCATGATAGCTTTTTGATAATCTTCTAGCAAGTGTTCATCAAAACCATCAGAAAGGCTGAAGGATGACTCGATAAAGATGTCATAGGCTGTTTTGAGGATAAAGAAGGTGATGATAATAGCGACCAACTTATCCACGATTGGATAGTTGAAGCTACTAGCCAGGATAGCAATAGAAGTTCCAAGAGATGTTACGGCATCTGACAGATTGTCCTTAGCTGCAGCCTTGAGGGCCTTTGATTTAGCTTGCTTACTCAGATGGGTATTGTAGAGATAAACGGCGAACATGATGATGGCAGAGATGACTCCCAGAGTCGCACCAAGTGGGTCAATGACCGTTTGTTCTCGGCTGAGTATCTTTTGGATGGTGTCACGTAGAACATCAAAGCCAACGTAAAACATGATGATGGAAGTGATGAGACTTGCCAAATCCTCGATTTTCCAGTGGCCGAAGCGATGATCTCTATCAGCCGGTTGGCGAGCCAAACGAATCCCGATGAGAAGGGCTACATTTCCAACAATATCTGAAACGTTATTAAAACCATCTGCTACCAAACTGGATGAATGGAGCAAATGTCCGGTCGCTAGCTTAGCTGCAGACAAGAATAGATAGGTCAAAATGCTGATAATGGCACCACGCTCAGCTAATTTTAAGTTTGAAACCGATTGATTCATCTAACTCCCCTTCTAGCATTTTAGTATTCTTTCATTATACTGGTTTTCCAAGGAAAATTCAAATGGAGGGGTTGGGGAGATTTGCATTGATTCAACAGATTTTTTGATTGAAATATGATAGAATATAAAGTAATCATAATTTTAGAGAGAGTTTTCCATGACCCATAAACAAATCACAGATAGAATGATTCGAATTGGTTTGCTGTTGCTACCATTTCTTATTTTTTATGGCTATAGAGTAGTTAAGGGGTTTGATTATCCAGTGGTTGATGATATCATGGTCAATCAAACCATATTATCTGGTGATAATATGTTGCTTCCCTATATTGGAATTTTGTTATCATCTGCTTTAGTATTTCTTCAACAATTATTTACAAATTGGAATATTTATTTTATTTTTTTAGCTCTCAGTTTTTGCTTGAGTTTTAGTATCTATTTGGAGTTCTTCTTTAGAAAGAAATATTATTTCTTACTTCCCTTAGTAGTTTTGCTTCAAATGGTTTTAATGAAGTATTTCTCGTTTTCAGTAATTGCTTACTTGTTATCGACAGCAGGGATACTATTATTATTTGACAGAAAATACGTAACGGGAATGCTTTTGTCTGTAATAGGTTTATCGATTAGGCCGCAAATTATTGCCAGTTTATTATTGCTTTTGCTTCCCTTCCTAGCTTTTGAAGTAATCAAAGGAAAAAAGAAAAAAGAATTATTCTTGTTATCTGCTGTCATTTTACTTATCTTTGCTTCCAATAAAATTTATACCTTAATGAGACCAGATGTTCAAGAATACCTTAATTGGAATACTCTAAGTACCAATTTGAGAGATTTCCCTGCGATTGAGTATGAGAAGCATGCCAAGGAATTTCATGAATTGGGGGTCAGTGAAAACGACTTATCTGCTTCAACCTACTGGTTGTTTGCAGAAAAAGATGCTTTGAACAATGAGTTGTTAACAAAAATTCAATCCGTACGTTCTTTCTCTGAAAAGTACTCCTTTAATGTATTTCAGATGGTAAAAGATTATTTCCAAAATATCATTTTGACAACCTTTCTTCTTGTTATGGTTGGCTGGTTTTTGTTCTTCAAGCCTAAGAAAGTCTATGGCTGGTTACTCCCCCTTGTTCCATTTGTACTAATCGGTGCACTATTTGTTAGGCAGAGAGTAGTAGAACGTGTCTATATCCCAATTATCATTAGCTTTTTAATCTTTTTTGTTTATTATGCACCTTTGTTTTACAATAAGCGTAAACTGTTGAAAAAAAGAGGAATTTTTTATAGTCTACAACTTGTAGGAATGCTGGCGAGTATGGCCTGGGTAAATAGTGTGGGACAAGAACTTTACTGGTTCCCAATCATTCAATCATCCATGGTATCAGAGTATCATGATGTAGTGGAAAAACATTCTGATAAATTGCTTGTTTTTGGCGGTTATGGAACACTTGTCAATTCTCAACCGAGCTTGGCTACGATTAGAAGGAAGCCTGATCAGTTGATTGAAAATACAACAACCTTAGGTAACTGGCAAACTTTTTCGCCACATTATTATCAATTAATGAAAAAGTATAATGTTGAGGAGCCTAGTAATCTTCTTTCTTCTGCTATTGATAATGAGAATATCCTATTCTTTTGGTCACCCTCTTCAGGAAAGATGGATCAAGTCAAGAAAATAATGAAAGAACATTACCAGAAAGATGTTTATTTTGAAGAAGTTGAGGTGGTCACTTCTGATATGAGTATCTATAAACTTAAAGCAGATTAAGGAGGGAAATATGAAAAAGCGAATTGGATATATTGACATGGCGAAAGGATTAGCTATTATTTTAGTAATTGTTGGGCATATATCCTTTACACCAAGCATGGGGAAAACAATTCTTTATCTATTTCATATTCCTTTGTTTTTCTTCTTGTCTGGCTTTACATTTTCAATTGATAAGTATGCTAATATTAGTAACTTTTTCTGGAATAAATTTAAAGGGATTGTTGTTCCATTCTTTCTAATGAATGTATTTGTATTTCTAGTGCAAATCTTTATTTTATATCCTGATCAAATCCTAAGTTTTAATCTGATTCAATTTGCAAAACAATTGCTTTTATCAGATAGATTGCATAATTATTTCCAATTATGGTTTTTAAATGTCTTGTTTTTATCTGAAATTGTATGTTATTTTGTTTTAAAATATGCTCGGAATAGAAACTTGCAAATAGGTGTTGCGCTTACCTTAGTGTTCCTTGTATTTGTAGGGCAAAAAGCGTATGAGTCTAACTGGTATTTAATTTGGAACTGGGATTTAGTTCCGGTAGCAACTATTTTTATTTTGCTAGGGTTCCTTGCAAGAAGATATTTAACAGAGATAGAAAAGTACCTAACTCTTAAGTTTTTACCGATTGCTGTAGTAATCAGTGTTGCAGTAGGGTTAGTAAACTATAAACTAAGTGGCTACAGAGTAGATTTATATTACCAACAAATTGGTAACTATTTGTTATTTTATATTTCTGCAATAGCAGGAATCTGGGCTACAATTACTTTGTTCAAAGTGATTCCAGAAGCAGAGTGGTTTAAATCAATTGGCAAAAAGACATTAATTTATTATGGTGTGCATTCACCAATTGTTCTTGTACTTGCTGAAAAATTAGTAGCACAATTAGCATCAAAATATACGGGCATATTCGTTAGCGGATATGTTTCAGCAGCACTCACAACAGTTTTAGCTGTTTTGGGATGTGAGATCATTGTACAAATTTTCAGAGGGACCAATTTCCCTTTTGGTTTAAAAGTGATAGGAGAGAAGAATGAGTAGAAATAATCCGATTTTATATATCGTGATTCCATGTTATAACGAAGAGCAAGTGTTGCCTCATACTAACCCAATGTTTATTGAAAAGATTGAATCTTTAATCAAGACTGGACAAGTGCATCCAAACAGTAAAGTGATGTATGTCAATGATGGTAGTAAAGATGCGACGTGGTTACTAATTCAACAATATGCAAAAGAAAATAGTCATGTTGTTGGTATTGCACAAAGCAGAAATCGCGGTCATCAAAGTAGTGTTCTTGCTGGTATGTACGAAGCTGCAGAATTTGCGGATATCGTGATTACCATTGACGCAGATGGTCAAGATGATATCAACTGTATGGATCAAATGGTTGCTGAATATAAAGACGGTTCAGAGATTGTTTACGGGGTTCGAGACAATCGTGATACTGATTCAGCATTTAAGAGAATCACAGCTGAAGGATTCTATAAGGTGATGCATTTATTTGGAGCAGATGTCGTTTTTAATCATGCGGACTATCGTTTAGTCTCCAAACGTTTTATTCATGAACTTGCTAAATTTAAAGAAGTAAACTTATTTCTTCGAGGCATTATGCCTCTTGTAGGATTTAAATATTCCTTCGTGACTTATAAACGACATGAGCGGATTGCTGGAGAAAGTCACTATCCACTCTCTAAAATGCTTGGTTTAGCAATGGATGGGATTACTAGTCTGTCTATTAAGCCCATTCGCTTGATTACTAGCTTGGGAGTTATGACTTCACTTTTTAGTTTTTTGTTGATCATCTGGGTTTTGTGGAGCAAATTTGCTGGTAATGTGGTAGCTGGATGGGCCAGTACCTACGCCATTGTAAGCTTACTTGGCGGGGTTCAACTCATTAGTCTTGGTGTAATTGGGGAATATATCGGAAAAATCTATCTAGAAACGAAACAACGTCCAAGATATATTATCAGCGACCGCACCTATGATGAGAGTGATGAGTAACCCCACCTCAAAACTTGAAAACTTTTGAATTTCTGATATAATAGAACTACTCAAGGGAGTAGCTGGCGGGTATCCGCGATAGTGTCGTCATTCCGAATTATTTCCGGCACTATATTAAACAGCGAGACTTGTTTTTTTTAAAAACAGGTCTCTTTTTTTGTAAAAAGAGGCCAAAAAGGAGGAGACTGTTTTGTCAAAAGAACAAAATAAAGATTTGTTTTACACGCAATCTTCTGAGGAAGTCCTAAAGAATTTGGACTCATCTATCGAAGGTTTGTCAACTGCTCAAGCTCAAGAACGCCTAGCGACATATGGGCGTAATGAGTTGGATGAGGGTGAGAAACGTAGCCTGCTAGCTAAATTCCTAGATCAATTTAAGGATTTGATGATTATCATCTTGCTTGCGGCAGCGGCACTTTCTGTGATTACAGAAGGGATGGATGGTTTAACAGATGCCATTATCATCTTGGCCGTTGTTGTCTTGAATGCAGCCTTTGGTGTTTACCAAGAAGGGCAAGCAGAAGCAGCGATTGAAGCACTGAAAAATATGTCTAGCCCCATGGCTCGTGTTCGTCGTGATGGCCATGTTATTGAGATTGACTCAAAAGAATTGGTACCCGGAGATATCGTCTTGCTTGAAGCGGGAGATGTCGTGCCTGCAGATATGCGTTTGCTGGAAGCAGCTTCTCTTAAAATCGAAGAAGCAGCTCTTACAGGGGAGTCTGTGCCAGTTGAAAAAGATGTGACAGGACTTGTTGAAGCAGATGCTGGTATTGGGGATCGCGTTAATATGGGTTACCAAAACTCAAATGTAACTTATGGTCGTGGTATTGGTGTCGTAACAAACACTGGTATGTATACAGAAGTTGGTAAGATTGCAGATATGTTGGCTAATGCCGATGAGACTGAAACACCATTGAAGCAAAGCTTGGAACAATTATCTAAAGTCTTGACTTACTTAATCGTTGTGATTGCGGTCATTACTTTCTTAGTTGGTGTCTTCGTTCGTGGAGAGCATCCATTAGAAGGCTTGATGGTTGCGGTAGCCCTTGCGGTTGCGGCGATTCCAGAAGGACTTCCTGCCATTGTAACTATCGTTCTATCTTTAGGAACAACTACTCTTGCTAAACGTAATTCTATCGTTCGTAAATTGCCAGCGGTTGAAACTCTTGGTTCAACAGAAATCATCGCATCTGATAAAACAGGTACTTTGACCATGAACCAAATGACTGTTGAGAAGGTCTACACCAACGGTCAATTGCAAAGCTCTGCAGCTGAGATTGCTCCTAGCAACAATACCCTTCGTATCATGAACTTTGCCAATGATACTAAGGTGGACCCATCTGGCAAGTTGATTGGAGATCCAACGGAGACAGCTCTTGTTCAGTTTGGTTTGGACCACAATTTTGATGTCCGTGAAGTTTTGAAGAATGAGCCACGTGTGGCAGAGTTGCCATTTGACTCAGAACGTAAACTTATGTCGACTATCCATAAGGAAGCAGACGGTACTTACTTTATCGCTGTTAAGGGTGCTCCTGACCAATTGCTCAAGCGTGTGACTCGTATTGAAGTTAATGGGGAAGTTCGTCCAATCACAGAAGAAGACAAGAATGCTATCCTCACAACCAACAAAGATTTGGCTAAACAAGCCCTTCGTGTCTTAATGATGGCTTATAAGACAAGCAATGAAATTCCAACCTTGGAATCTGAAATTGTTGAATCTGACCTCATCTTCTCTGGTTTGGTCGGCATGATTGACCCTGAACGTCCTGAAGCAGCAGAAGCTGTCCGTGTCGCTAAAGAAGCAGGTATCCGTCCAATCATGATCACGGGTGACCACCAAGATACAGCAGAGGCTATTGCTAAACGTCTTGGAATCATCGATCCAAATGATACAGAAGACCATGTCTTCACGGGTGCTGAGTTGAATGAACTCACTGATGAAGAATTCCAAAAAGTCTTCAAGCAATACTCTGTTTACGCTCGTGTATCACCTGAGCACAAGGTTCGTATCGTGAAAGCATGGCAAAAAGAAGGTAAAGTTGTTGCCATGACAGGTGACGGGGTTAATGACGCACCGTCACTTAAGACAGCTGATATCGGTATTGGTATGGGGATCACTGGTACAGAGGTTTCTAAGGGAGCTTCTGATATGGTCCTTGCCGATGACAACTTTGCAACCATTATCGTAGCGGTTGAAGAAGGACGTAAGGTCTTCTCTAATATCCAAAAATCCATTCAATACCTCTTGTCTGCCAATATGGCTGAGGTCTTCACCATCTTCTTTGCAACCCTCTTTGGTTGGGATGTGTTACAACCAGTGCATCTTCTATGGATTAACTTGGTAACAGATACGCTACCAGCCATCGCTCTTGGTGTTGAACCAGCTGAGCCAGGCGTTATGACCCACAAACCTCGTGGCCGTAAGTCAAACTTCTTTGACGGTGGTGTATTCGGAGCTATCCTTTATCAAGGTATCTTCCAAACCATGCTCGTTCTTGGTGTCTATGGTTGGGCAATTCTCTTCCCAGAGCATCAAGTTCAATCTGAAATCCACGCAGATGCCCTTACCATGGCTTTTGCAACTCTTGGTTTGATCCAATTGCTCCATGCCTTTAACGTCAAGTCTGTTTACCAATCAATCTTTACAGTCGGACTCTTCAAGAACAAGACCTTTAACTGGTCAATTCCAGTTGCCTTTGTCCTCTTGATGGTGACAATTTTGGTTCCAGGATTTAACAGCCTCTTCCACGTTTCACATTTGAGCTTGACTCAATGGATGGTGGTTGCTATAGGAGCACTTATGATTGTTATCCTTGTTGAAATTGTTAAAGCAATCCAACGAGCACTCGGAAAAGATAAAAACGCCATTTAAGCACTATGAAAAGTCATCTTCGGATGGCTTTTTTGCTTTTATATATGATAAATTGACAAAGATTTTGTGCTATAATCAAGTAGAATGATAAAGGTGGAGGAATAGTAGTTGGAAAAGAAAATTGTAAAAGATATGATGTTTTTATCGCAAGTATCCCAACCTGCGAGTCAAGAGGATTTGCCTCTAGCAAAGGATTTGCAGGACACCTTACTGGCTAATCGTGAAACTTGTGTTGGACTAGCAGCCAATATGATTGGGGTGCAAAAGCGCGTGATTATTTTTAATATTGGCATGATTCCCATGGTTATGTTTAATCCCGTTCTCAAGTCTTTTGAGGGGCCTTACGAAACCGAGGAAGGATGTTTGTCTTTGACAGGAGTGAGAGAAACAACCAGATATGAAAAAATTACAGTAAGTTACAGAGATGTTCATTGGCAAGAGAAGACCATTACCCTGACAGGTTTTCCGGCTCAGATTTGTCAGCATGAATTGGATCATTTGGAAGGACGTATCATTTAGGCTCAAATCCTTGGTGCTCCTAGAAAAATATGCTACACTAACACTATGAAAATTTTAATCCCAACTGCAAAAGAAATGAACACTGAAATCCCTAGTTTAGAGGCTAAACCATTGTGTCCTGAGAGTCAGGCTGTTCTGGATGAATTAGCTAGATATTCTGCCCAAGATTTAGAGAGTTTTTATAAAATCTCTGCCGAAAAGGCGCAAGAGGAGTATGACCATATCCAAGCCTTGAAAAATGGAACGGCTAGAAACTATCCTGCCTTGCACCTCTTTGATGGGCTCATGTATCGCAACATCAAACGGGATAATCTAACCCAAGCGGAGCAAGCCTATCTGGAGAAACACCTCACGATAACATCAGCTCTCTATGGTGTGATCCCGGCCTTTGCACCCATTGCTCCCCACAGACTGGACTTTTTGATGAAACTCAAAGTCGCTGGAAAAAGCCTGAAAAGTCACTGGCAGTCAGCCTATGAAGAGTCGCTGAAGGGTGAAGAACTAATCTTTTCACTCTTGTCTTCTGAATTTGAAAATGTCTTTCCAAAAGAAATCCGAGAGAAGATGGTGACCTTTAAGTTTATG
The window above is part of the Streptococcus sp. Marseille-Q6470 genome. Proteins encoded here:
- a CDS encoding sucrose-specific PTS transporter subunit IIBC, yielding MTNTEIAKKVIEALGGRENVNSVAHCATRLRVMVKDEAKINKDAIESLEKVQGAFFNSGQYQIIFGTGTVNKMYDEVVALGLPTSTKAEMKAEAAKQGNWFQRAIRTFGDVFVPIIPVIVATGLFMGVRGLLTALGMTLPEDVTTYTQILTDTAFIILPGLVVWSTFRVFGGNPAVGIVLGMMLVSGSLPNAWAVASGGEVTAMQFFGFIPVVGLQGSVLPAFIIGVVGAKFEKAVRKVVPDVLDLLVTPFVTLLVMSILGLFVIGPVFHVVENYILIGTKAILNLPFGLGGFLIGGVHQLIVVSGVHHIFNLLEVQLLAADHANPFNAIITAAMTAQGAATVAVGVKTKNPKLKTLAFPAALSAFLGITEPAIFGVNLRFRKPFFLSLIAGAIGGGLASILGLAGTGNGITIIPGTMLYIGNGQLLQYLLMVAVSFALGFALTYMFGYEDEVEEAAGAVTEAETDRLAEEAVTGAVVAPSEGVIQTPIVGDVVALSNVNDPVFSSGAMGQGIAVKPSEDVVYAPADAEVTIVFPTGHAYGLRTANGAEILIHVGIDTVSMNGEGFNHKVAQGDKVKAGDVLGTFDSAKIAAAGLDNTTMVIVTNTADFASVNPVASGSVAKGDAIIEVKA
- a CDS encoding ROK family protein — its product is MTKLYGSLEAGGTKFVCAVGDENYNVVEKVQFPTTTPIETIDKTIEFFSKFDNLAGLAIGSFGPIDIDKNSKTYGFITTTPKPNWANVDLLGALRRALNVPMYFTTDVNSSAYGEVVARNNAGGRIENLVYYTIGTGIGAGVIQRGEFIGGVGHPEMGHYYVARHPMDIEKEFNGVCPFHNGCLEGYAAGPSLEARTGVRGENIELNNSVWDVQAYYIAQAAVNATVTFRPDVIVFGGGVMAQQHMLDRVREKFTSLLNGYLPVPDVRDYIVTPAVAGNGSATLGNFVLAKSVAK
- a CDS encoding cation diffusion facilitator family transporter, with the translated sequence MNQSVSNLKLAERGAIISILTYLFLSAAKLATGHLLHSSSLVADGFNNVSDIVGNVALLIGIRLARQPADRDHRFGHWKIEDLASLITSIIMFYVGFDVLRDTIQKILSREQTVIDPLGATLGVISAIIMFAVYLYNTHLSKQAKSKALKAAAKDNLSDAVTSLGTSIAILASSFNYPIVDKLVAIIITFFILKTAYDIFIESSFSLSDGFDEHLLEDYQKAIMEIPKISKVKSQRGRTYGSNIYLDITLEMNPDLSVFESHEIADQVESMLSERFGVFDTDIHIEPAPIPEDEILDNVYKKLLMREQLIDQGNQLEELLAEDFIYIRQDGHELGKDAYKAEKELTSAIKELQLTSISQKTKLIRYQVGDTIHTSIWRRHETWQNIFHQETKIEKESGTEIGNSLEFDFVVQPPHS
- a CDS encoding acyltransferase family protein translates to MKKRIGYIDMAKGLAIILVIVGHISFTPSMGKTILYLFHIPLFFFLSGFTFSIDKYANISNFFWNKFKGIVVPFFLMNVFVFLVQIFILYPDQILSFNLIQFAKQLLLSDRLHNYFQLWFLNVLFLSEIVCYFVLKYARNRNLQIGVALTLVFLVFVGQKAYESNWYLIWNWDLVPVATIFILLGFLARRYLTEIEKYLTLKFLPIAVVISVAVGLVNYKLSGYRVDLYYQQIGNYLLFYISAIAGIWATITLFKVIPEAEWFKSIGKKTLIYYGVHSPIVLVLAEKLVAQLASKYTGIFVSGYVSAALTTVLAVLGCEIIVQIFRGTNFPFGLKVIGEKNE
- a CDS encoding glycosyltransferase family 2 protein, with the protein product MSRNNPILYIVIPCYNEEQVLPHTNPMFIEKIESLIKTGQVHPNSKVMYVNDGSKDATWLLIQQYAKENSHVVGIAQSRNRGHQSSVLAGMYEAAEFADIVITIDADGQDDINCMDQMVAEYKDGSEIVYGVRDNRDTDSAFKRITAEGFYKVMHLFGADVVFNHADYRLVSKRFIHELAKFKEVNLFLRGIMPLVGFKYSFVTYKRHERIAGESHYPLSKMLGLAMDGITSLSIKPIRLITSLGVMTSLFSFLLIIWVLWSKFAGNVVAGWASTYAIVSLLGGVQLISLGVIGEYIGKIYLETKQRPRYIISDRTYDESDE